One window from the genome of Pseudonocardia hierapolitana encodes:
- a CDS encoding aldo/keto reductase: MDYRPLGRTGISVSELCLGAMMFGAAGNPDHDESIRIIHRALDAGINFLDTADMYSYGESEEILGKALTGGRRDDVVLATKVGLPWDDRPNHGGASRRWIMRSVENSLRRLGTDWIDLYQIHRLDPTTDIDETLGALSDLQSQGKIRAFGASTVPASEIVEAQWVAERRGRERFRTEQPPYNLLTREIEWDVLPTAQRYGMGVLTYSPLAMGWLTGRYRAGREAPDTGRSHIFPGRFDPTLPANRRKLDAVEALAVLAEETGLTLIEMAIAFVVRHPAVTSAIIGPRTMEHLESQLPAAGVALSVEVLDRIDEIVPPGATLNPEADNMSFSAALKPANRRR, encoded by the coding sequence ATGGATTACCGGCCGCTGGGCCGCACCGGCATCTCGGTCAGCGAGCTGTGCCTCGGCGCGATGATGTTCGGCGCCGCGGGCAACCCCGACCACGACGAGTCGATCCGGATCATCCACCGGGCGCTGGACGCCGGGATCAACTTCCTCGACACCGCCGACATGTACTCGTACGGCGAATCGGAGGAGATCCTCGGCAAGGCGCTGACCGGCGGGCGGCGCGACGACGTCGTACTCGCCACCAAGGTCGGCCTGCCGTGGGACGACCGGCCCAACCACGGCGGCGCATCCCGCCGCTGGATCATGCGGTCCGTCGAGAACTCCCTGCGGCGGCTGGGCACCGACTGGATCGACCTGTACCAGATCCACCGCCTCGACCCGACAACGGACATCGACGAGACGCTCGGCGCCCTCTCCGACCTCCAGTCCCAGGGCAAGATCCGCGCCTTCGGCGCTTCCACGGTGCCCGCGTCCGAGATCGTCGAGGCCCAGTGGGTGGCGGAGCGACGCGGCCGGGAACGTTTCCGCACCGAGCAGCCCCCGTACAACCTCCTGACCCGCGAGATCGAATGGGACGTCCTGCCCACCGCCCAGCGCTACGGCATGGGCGTGCTGACCTACAGCCCGCTGGCGATGGGCTGGCTCACCGGCCGCTACCGCGCCGGCAGGGAAGCGCCGGACACCGGACGCTCGCACATCTTCCCCGGCCGCTTCGACCCCACGCTGCCGGCCAACCGGCGCAAGCTCGACGCGGTCGAGGCACTCGCCGTGCTCGCCGAGGAGACCGGCCTGACCCTGATCGAGATGGCGATCGCGTTCGTGGTCCGCCACCCCGCGGTGACCTCCGCGATCATCGGCCCGCGCACCATGGAGCACCTCGAGTCCCAGCTCCCGGCGGCAGGCGTCGCGCTGTCCGTCGAGGTGCTGGACCGCATCGACGAGATCGTCCCGCCCGGCGCCACCCTCAACCCGGAGGCGGACAACATGTCGTTCTCCGCTGCGCTGAAGCCGGCCAACCGGCGACGCTGA
- a CDS encoding NAD-dependent malic enzyme, protein MAATSPGYSITVRAHVKKGSGGAADIASAVSAAGGSLTALDVGGSTATELVVDVSCDAIDGAHGERICDAISALPGVAIHKVSDRTFLLHLGGKIEVTPKVPLKHRDDLSRAYTPGVARVCRAIADNPEDVRRLTIKRNTVAVVTDGSAVLGLGNIGPAAALPVMEGKAALFKQFAGVDAWPVCIESQDVDTIVEIVRNLASVYGGINLEDIAAPRCFEIERRLRELLDIPVFHDDQHGTAIVVLAALTNALRIVGKVPQQVRVVLSGVGAAGHAIVRLLRSQGFGDIVACGRRGVLRPEDAGTDEFRKWIVEHTNPRGVQGSLVDALRGADVFIGVSAPDLLTGDHIATMAPDAIVFALANPVPEVDPFAAAQHAAIVATGRSDFPNQINNVLAFPGFFRGMLDSGTHQVTDRAMLAAAAAIANCVSPDQLAADFIVPSVFDAQVAPSVAEAVRKASAQS, encoded by the coding sequence ATGGCTGCGACGAGCCCCGGCTACTCGATCACCGTCCGCGCGCACGTGAAGAAGGGGTCGGGTGGTGCCGCCGACATCGCGTCGGCGGTCTCGGCCGCGGGTGGGTCGTTGACCGCGCTGGACGTCGGGGGGTCCACCGCCACGGAGCTCGTGGTGGACGTGAGCTGCGACGCGATCGACGGTGCGCACGGCGAGCGGATCTGCGACGCGATCTCCGCGCTGCCCGGCGTCGCGATCCACAAGGTGAGCGACCGGACGTTCCTGCTGCACCTCGGCGGCAAGATCGAGGTGACGCCCAAGGTGCCGCTGAAGCACCGCGACGACCTCTCCCGCGCCTACACACCCGGTGTCGCCCGGGTCTGCCGGGCCATCGCGGACAACCCGGAGGACGTCCGAAGGCTGACCATCAAGCGCAACACGGTCGCCGTGGTCACGGACGGGTCGGCGGTGCTCGGCCTGGGCAACATCGGGCCTGCCGCGGCGCTGCCGGTGATGGAGGGCAAGGCGGCGCTGTTCAAGCAGTTCGCGGGCGTCGACGCGTGGCCGGTGTGCATCGAGAGCCAGGACGTCGACACGATCGTCGAGATCGTGCGCAACCTGGCGTCGGTCTACGGCGGGATCAACCTGGAGGACATCGCGGCCCCGCGGTGCTTCGAGATCGAACGCAGGCTGCGGGAGCTCCTCGACATCCCGGTGTTCCACGACGACCAGCACGGCACCGCCATCGTGGTGCTGGCGGCGCTCACCAACGCCTTGCGGATCGTGGGAAAGGTGCCCCAGCAGGTGCGGGTGGTGCTGAGCGGGGTCGGCGCGGCCGGGCACGCGATCGTCCGGCTCCTGCGCAGCCAGGGATTCGGGGACATCGTGGCGTGCGGACGCCGGGGGGTGCTGCGCCCCGAGGACGCGGGCACGGACGAGTTCCGCAAGTGGATCGTGGAGCACACCAACCCGCGCGGCGTGCAGGGGAGCCTCGTCGACGCGCTGCGCGGCGCCGACGTCTTCATCGGGGTGTCGGCTCCCGACCTGCTGACCGGGGATCACATCGCGACGATGGCTCCGGACGCGATCGTGTTCGCCCTGGCCAACCCCGTCCCCGAGGTGGACCCGTTCGCGGCCGCGCAGCACGCCGCGATCGTCGCCACGGGACGCTCGGACTTCCCGAACCAGATCAACAACGTGCTCGCGTTCCCCGGATTCTTCCGCGGGATGCTCGACTCCGGAACGCACCAGGTCACCGATCGGGCGATGCTCGCCGCGGCCGCCGCGATCGCCAACTGCGTCAGCCCCGACCAGCTCGCGGCCGACTTCATCGTCCCGTCCGTCTTCGACGCCCAGGTCGCCCCGTCCGTGGCCGAGGCGGTGCGGAAGGCGAGCGCTCAGTCCTGA